One genomic window of Daphnia pulex isolate KAP4 chromosome 10, ASM2113471v1 includes the following:
- the LOC124204920 gene encoding superoxide dismutase [Cu-Zn] 2-like has product MALTRKQGSTGEKYTSATTEKTKKPRKIEEMKRFVSSLLVVVMIAGQLTESAVLSGKGKGKERVMHDGPKVLIKSTALQHANIVSRQKNSDLHEIYLAPYRYIEKEVKAVATFMEAAYFNNSGAVQGVVVLTQEAAAKGVTMKGNVRGLTPGKHGIRIHEFGDIRDHCRADRTGTHYNPYKIKTPESNIFVKEDGTSDFVLTDKTLSLAGGRSIIGRSIVIDQEPDDLFTRDGRASITRRAVLCGVIGRAD; this is encoded by the exons ATGGCTCTCACACGGAAACAAGGATCCACCGGAGAGAAATACACATCTGCCACAACAG agaaaacaaaaaaacccagaaaaatagaagaaatgaaacgaTTTGTGTCGTCGTTGTTGGTCGTCGTGATGATTGCCGGCCAGTTGACAGAGTCGGCCGTCTTGTCCGGCAAGGGCAAAGGCAAAGAGCGGGTCATGCACGACGGACCTAAAGTGCTAATCAAAAGCACGGCTCTCCAGCACGCCAACATCGTGAGTCGGCAGAAGAACAGCGACCTTCACGAAATCTACTTGGCTCCTTACCGCTAC ATTGAAAAGGAAGTTAAAGCGGTGGCGACGTTCATGGAAGCGGCTTATTTCAACAACAGCGGCGCCGTCCAGGGCGTCGTCGTTCTGACGCAAGAG gCGGCAGCTAAAGGCGTCACGATGAAAGGTAACGTCCGCGGATTAACGCCGGGCAAGCACGGCATCCGCATTCACGAATTCGGAGACATCCGTGACCACTGCCGGGCCGACAGGACCGGAACGCATTACAATCCTTACAAG ATCAAGACGCCGGAATCCAACATTTTCGTGAAAGAAGACGGGACGTCCGATTTCGTGTTGACGGACAAGACCTTGTCTCTGGCAGGTGGGCGGTCCATCATCGGTCGATCCATCGTCATCGATCAAGAACCCGACGATTTATTCACGCGGGACGGGCGGGCCAGCATTACCCGACGGGCCGTTTTGTGCGGCGTCATCGGTCGTGCcgattga